A single Arcobacter sp. FWKO B DNA region contains:
- a CDS encoding class II 3-deoxy-7-phosphoheptulonate synthase produces MSNWSPNSWRNFPIKQQPTYKDLEKLKKVEDELASYPPLIFAGEARSLKAKLADVVDGKAFLLQGGDCAESFNAFNAANIKDLFKVMMQMAVVLTFSGGCPVVKVGRVAGQFAKPRSADDETIDGITLPSYRGDIINDIDFTEKARNPKAKKLLKAYNQSAATLNLLRAFARGGMADLHQVHSWNLDFIKDHPLGLKYEEIATKISEALNFMESCGITSANTPQLTQTTLYTSHEALLLNYEQALTRRDSLTGDWYDCSAHMLWIGDRTRELDGAHIEFFRGIKNPIGVKVGPSMKADELLRLIDKLNPENEAGRLNLIVRMGAEKIGDMFPSLLKAVESEGKKVLWSSDPMHGNTTKASSGYKTRDFEAILSEVKQFFQIHNAQGSYAGGIHLEMTGQNVTECTGSQSCPISQDTLGDRYHTQCDPRLNADQALELSFMIAETLKHSRKQ; encoded by the coding sequence ATGAGTAATTGGAGTCCAAACAGCTGGAGAAATTTTCCAATCAAACAACAACCAACATATAAAGATTTAGAAAAATTAAAAAAAGTTGAAGATGAATTAGCAAGTTATCCACCACTTATTTTTGCTGGTGAGGCACGAAGTTTAAAGGCAAAGCTTGCTGATGTAGTCGATGGTAAAGCATTTTTACTTCAAGGTGGAGATTGTGCTGAAAGTTTTAACGCTTTTAATGCTGCAAATATAAAAGATTTATTTAAAGTTATGATGCAAATGGCTGTAGTTTTAACATTTTCTGGTGGATGTCCAGTTGTAAAAGTGGGAAGAGTTGCTGGTCAATTTGCAAAACCAAGAAGTGCTGATGATGAAACAATAGATGGTATTACACTTCCTAGCTATAGAGGAGATATTATCAACGATATCGATTTTACAGAAAAAGCAAGAAACCCTAAAGCAAAAAAATTATTAAAAGCATATAATCAAAGTGCAGCAACACTAAACCTTTTAAGAGCATTTGCAAGAGGTGGTATGGCTGATTTACACCAAGTACATAGTTGGAATCTTGATTTTATTAAAGATCATCCACTTGGACTTAAATATGAAGAAATAGCTACAAAAATATCTGAAGCTCTTAACTTTATGGAATCTTGTGGAATAACATCAGCAAATACACCACAACTTACACAAACGACTCTTTATACATCACATGAAGCATTGCTACTTAACTATGAGCAAGCTTTAACAAGAAGAGATTCTTTGACTGGTGATTGGTATGATTGTAGTGCACATATGTTATGGATAGGTGACAGAACAAGAGAACTTGATGGTGCACATATAGAGTTCTTTAGAGGAATCAAAAATCCTATTGGGGTAAAAGTAGGACCATCTATGAAAGCTGATGAATTACTAAGACTTATTGATAAACTAAACCCTGAAAATGAAGCTGGAAGATTGAATCTAATAGTAAGAATGGGTGCTGAAAAAATAGGTGATATGTTCCCAAGCCTACTAAAAGCTGTTGAGAGTGAGGGTAAAAAAGTGCTTTGGAGTAGTGATCCAATGCATGGTAATACAACAAAAGCAAGTAGTGGATATAAAACAAGAGACTTTGAAGCAATTTTATCTGAAGTGAAACAGTTTTTCCAAATACATAATGCCCAAGGGTCATACGCTGGTGGAATTCATCTAGAGATGACTGGACAAAATGTTACTGAGTGTACAGGAAGCCAAAGTTGCCCTATTTCTCAAGATACACTTGGTGATAGATATCATACACAATGTGATCCAAGACTTAATGCTGACCAAGCATTAGAATTAAGTTTTATGATTGCTGAAACACTTAAGCATTCAAGAAAACAATAA
- a CDS encoding arsenate reductase family protein: MSIKIYGIKSCGSVKKALNFFDIHNISYEFIDLKKETILSSDLDKWLQFISLEKLLNRQGTTYKKLGLKEMSLDEDGIKQWLLKEQMLLKRPIIVSSNLISCGVDNFEKHL; encoded by the coding sequence ATGAGTATAAAAATATATGGCATAAAAAGTTGTGGTAGTGTTAAAAAGGCACTAAATTTTTTTGATATTCATAATATTTCATATGAGTTTATAGATTTAAAAAAAGAGACAATTTTATCAAGTGATTTAGATAAGTGGCTTCAATTTATTTCACTTGAAAAACTTTTAAATCGTCAAGGTACAACATATAAAAAACTTGGTTTAAAAGAGATGAGTTTAGATGAAGATGGGATTAAGCAATGGCTCTTAAAAGAACAGATGCTTCTAAAAAGACCAATAATAGTATCTTCTAATTTAATAAGTTGTGGTGTTGATAATTTTGAAAAACACCTATAG
- the gatC gene encoding Asp-tRNA(Asn)/Glu-tRNA(Gln) amidotransferase subunit GatC, giving the protein MIVDDKVIEKLAKLSSLEIDENKKESLKEELANILSFVENLNSIDVSHVDATFTTLSGGTPFREDIARSDDEFVEAVFKNAPKSENGYFVVPKIIE; this is encoded by the coding sequence ATGATAGTAGATGATAAAGTTATAGAAAAATTAGCTAAACTTTCTAGTTTAGAAATTGATGAGAATAAAAAAGAATCTTTAAAAGAGGAACTTGCTAATATATTATCATTTGTTGAAAATCTTAATTCTATAGATGTAAGTCATGTTGATGCTACTTTTACTACATTAAGTGGTGGAACACCTTTTAGAGAAGATATTGCTAGAAGTGATGATGAGTTTGTTGAGGCTGTGTTTAAGAATGCTCCTAAAAGTGAGAATGGGTATTTTGTAGTACCTAAAATTATAGAATAA
- a CDS encoding flagellar protein FlaG, producing the protein MELGRIAQMDSYRDNVVQASQKVEPVKESLLKVKNDLEGDQKSTSDKIKEMNEVVLNSARFGFNDKSGDFYVKIMKEDKIIAQYPSEQVMKLRSYAKELQGS; encoded by the coding sequence ATGGAACTTGGTAGAATTGCTCAAATGGACAGCTATAGAGATAATGTTGTCCAAGCTTCACAAAAAGTGGAACCAGTAAAAGAATCTTTATTAAAAGTAAAAAACGATTTAGAGGGTGATCAAAAATCAACATCTGATAAAATAAAAGAGATGAATGAAGTTGTACTAAACAGTGCTAGATTTGGTTTTAACGATAAGAGTGGAGATTTTTATGTTAAAATCATGAAAGAAGATAAGATCATAGCCCAATACCCTTCAGAGCAAGTTATGAAGCTTAGATCATACGCAAAAGAGTTACAAGGTAGCTGA
- the pheA gene encoding chorismate mutase, producing MENEAQLKVLRNQLDSIDDEVLHLLNKRMEIVKLVGELKHKSGGAIYRPEREREIIKRLSGQSKGLLNESAIEAIFLEIFAVSRNLELPERVAFLGPVGTFTHQASEMRFGAMSEYLSVGSIGGVFEAVKTGRAKYGVIPIENSTSGMVYDTLRSFNEYNLKIIAHFSIPIHHSFATNCDSISQIKTIYSKDVAFGQCNNFLKEYALENVEKIPVESTAKAAKLALTEPNSAAICPKIAAKLNNLPILFENIEDNADNNTSFVIISNFDNAQSGNDNTAILAKIPQRSGSLVEFLEDFKVENINLEKIESHIIKGELAFYIAFNGHFKDENIQKIISKHSNEIKILGSYVKE from the coding sequence TTGGAAAATGAAGCACAACTAAAAGTTTTAAGAAATCAACTAGATAGTATAGATGATGAAGTATTACATCTATTAAATAAAAGGATGGAAATAGTAAAGCTTGTTGGTGAGCTTAAACATAAAAGTGGTGGAGCTATATATAGACCTGAAAGAGAAAGAGAGATTATAAAAAGGTTGAGTGGACAAAGCAAAGGACTTTTAAATGAATCAGCCATTGAAGCTATATTCTTAGAAATTTTTGCAGTAAGTAGAAATCTAGAGCTTCCAGAGCGTGTTGCTTTTTTAGGTCCAGTTGGCACATTTACTCATCAAGCAAGTGAGATGAGATTTGGTGCTATGAGTGAATACTTGAGTGTTGGTAGTATTGGTGGGGTTTTTGAAGCAGTAAAAACTGGTAGAGCAAAATATGGAGTAATCCCTATTGAAAATAGTACAAGTGGTATGGTGTACGATACTCTAAGATCATTTAATGAATATAACCTAAAAATAATTGCACATTTTAGTATCCCTATACATCATTCTTTTGCAACAAATTGTGACAGTATTTCTCAAATAAAGACTATATATTCAAAAGATGTGGCATTTGGACAGTGTAATAATTTTCTAAAAGAGTATGCATTAGAAAATGTAGAAAAGATACCTGTAGAATCAACAGCAAAAGCAGCTAAACTTGCTTTAACTGAACCAAATAGTGCTGCAATTTGTCCAAAAATAGCAGCAAAATTAAATAATCTACCTATTTTGTTTGAAAATATTGAAGATAATGCTGATAATAATACAAGCTTTGTAATAATAAGTAATTTTGATAATGCTCAAAGTGGTAATGACAATACAGCAATATTAGCTAAAATACCTCAAAGAAGTGGTTCTTTAGTGGAATTTTTAGAAGACTTTAAAGTAGAAAATATAAATTTAGAAAAGATAGAATCACATATTATAAAAGGTGAACTAGCATTTTACATCGCATTCAACGGTCATTTTAAAGATGAGAATATACAAAAAATAATCTCAAAACACAGCAATGAAATAAAAATACTCGGAAGTTATGTAAAAGAGTAG
- a CDS encoding HAD-IIA family hydrolase — protein MYFIDVQGTLISDDTRLPIEGAIEFIDYLNTTKTPYVVITNNTKHTSEEFLKYLNSIGFNIPATNYLDPFSMLTKSLTAKNIVAFGQISFLEVLQSLGYTLDTKNPQALVISISKDYTNEDYANMIEYALKGIDIIGMHETSIYAKDGKKYPGVGAILQLVSFATNRNYTVVGKPSVDFYTKAKQMLGCEFEDITIISDDMIGDIIGAQKLGIKGVFVLSGKIKDANEVLPTLEATQQPKEVYNNIGEYYWKMKHN, from the coding sequence ATGTATTTTATTGATGTTCAAGGGACACTTATTAGTGATGATACAAGATTGCCAATAGAGGGTGCTATTGAGTTTATTGATTATTTAAATACTACAAAAACACCTTATGTGGTAATAACAAACAACACAAAGCATACCAGTGAAGAGTTTTTAAAATATTTAAACTCAATAGGTTTTAATATTCCAGCAACAAACTATCTTGATCCATTTTCTATGCTTACAAAATCTTTAACAGCAAAAAATATTGTAGCATTTGGGCAGATAAGCTTTTTAGAAGTATTACAATCTCTTGGATATACATTAGATACTAAAAACCCACAAGCTTTGGTTATAAGTATCTCAAAAGACTATACAAATGAAGATTATGCAAATATGATAGAATATGCACTAAAAGGTATTGATATTATTGGTATGCATGAAACTTCAATATATGCTAAAGATGGAAAAAAATACCCAGGAGTTGGAGCAATCTTACAACTTGTATCTTTTGCTACAAATAGAAATTATACAGTAGTTGGAAAGCCAAGTGTTGATTTTTATACAAAAGCAAAGCAAATGCTTGGATGTGAATTTGAGGATATTACTATTATTAGTGATGATATGATTGGTGATATTATTGGTGCACAAAAACTAGGTATAAAAGGGGTATTTGTGCTAAGTGGTAAAATCAAAGATGCAAATGAGGTTTTGCCTACGCTAGAAGCAACACAACAGCCAAAAGAAGTTTATAATAATATTGGAGAGTACTATTGGAAAATGAAGCACAACTAA
- the lysA gene encoding diaminopimelate decarboxylase has translation MNVNYKELAKKYGTPYYVYDFDSIKVNYHAIKDAFKARKSLVCYAVKANSNLSVIKTLANEGSGADCVSIGEVKRALKAGVPNYKIIFSGVGKSDEEIKQALELDILMINVESEAELFRVEIQAKELDKKARISIRVNPNIDPKTHPYISTGLHENKFGVDIDTAKRMYIKAKNSDFLDPVGIHFHIGSQLTELNPIKESSVIVADLVRTLKVIGVEIKFFDIGGGLGIQYKDETLIDPNEYVQAILETLFGLDVTVVCEPGRYIVGNTGEFVTKVLYEKNNGGKRFVVVDGAMNDLIRPSLYNAYHKIEVLNKMDKEKLNCNVVGPICESGDFFAKNIELPMTEHDDLMVIYSAGAYGFTMSSNYNTRNKVCELALENSSVRVIRKRDTFEDQIANEVEFLN, from the coding sequence ATGAATGTAAATTATAAAGAATTGGCAAAGAAGTATGGGACTCCATATTATGTGTATGATTTTGATAGTATAAAAGTAAACTATCATGCGATAAAAGATGCTTTTAAAGCTAGAAAGTCACTTGTTTGTTATGCGGTGAAGGCAAACTCTAATTTGTCGGTTATCAAAACATTGGCAAACGAGGGTAGTGGGGCGGATTGTGTGAGTATTGGTGAGGTAAAGAGAGCTTTAAAAGCTGGAGTACCTAACTATAAAATCATCTTTAGTGGTGTTGGCAAAAGTGATGAAGAGATAAAACAAGCACTAGAACTTGATATATTGATGATTAATGTAGAAAGTGAAGCTGAACTTTTCAGAGTGGAAATTCAAGCAAAAGAACTTGATAAAAAAGCTAGAATTTCAATAAGAGTAAATCCAAATATTGACCCTAAAACTCACCCTTATATATCAACAGGGCTTCATGAAAACAAATTTGGTGTAGATATAGATACTGCAAAAAGAATGTATATCAAAGCAAAAAATAGCGACTTTTTAGATCCAGTTGGGATTCATTTTCATATAGGTTCTCAGCTTACAGAGCTAAACCCTATCAAAGAATCATCGGTAATTGTAGCAGATTTAGTAAGAACACTTAAGGTTATAGGTGTAGAGATTAAGTTTTTTGATATTGGTGGAGGTTTGGGGATACAATACAAAGATGAAACGCTAATAGATCCAAATGAGTATGTACAAGCCATACTTGAAACTTTATTTGGACTTGATGTGACAGTAGTTTGTGAACCTGGGAGATATATAGTAGGAAATACTGGGGAGTTTGTCACAAAAGTATTGTATGAGAAAAACAACGGTGGCAAAAGATTTGTAGTAGTAGATGGTGCTATGAATGACCTTATCAGACCAAGCCTTTATAATGCTTATCACAAAATTGAAGTCTTGAACAAGATGGATAAAGAAAAGCTAAATTGCAATGTGGTAGGTCCTATTTGTGAAAGTGGAGATTTTTTTGCAAAAAATATTGAACTTCCTATGACAGAACATGATGATTTGATGGTAATATATAGTGCAGGAGCTTATGGCTTTACAATGAGTAGTAACTATAATACAAGAAATAAAGTATGTGAACTTGCGCTTGAAAATAGTAGTGTAAGAGTTATTAGAAAAAGAGATACATTTGAAGACCAAATTGCAAATGAAGTGGAATTTTTAAACTAA
- the fabI gene encoding enoyl-ACP reductase FabI, whose amino-acid sequence MFLKGKKGLIIGVANNKSIAFGIAKQCAAQGAELAFTYLDDRFIKRVEPLANELGSTKVYPLDASKPEQIKELKESLEKDFGKLDFIVHSIAFAPKEGLSGRFYDISKEAFNIAMEISVFSLIEITKELKPIMNEGCSILTLSYYGGVKYIPNYNLMGVAKAALEMTVKYLAEDLGKDSIRVNAISAGPIKTLAASGISDFSFMLKWNSAHAPLKKNVTIEEVGNSGMYLVSPLSSGVTGEIHYVDCGFNIMGMPAVIFEDGQKPKIAWNGEDN is encoded by the coding sequence ATGTTTTTAAAAGGTAAAAAAGGTCTTATAATTGGTGTTGCAAATAATAAATCTATAGCTTTTGGTATAGCAAAACAGTGTGCTGCACAAGGTGCAGAGTTGGCATTTACATATCTTGATGATAGATTTATAAAAAGAGTTGAGCCTCTTGCAAATGAGCTTGGAAGTACAAAAGTATATCCACTAGATGCAAGTAAGCCTGAGCAAATAAAAGAGCTAAAAGAATCTTTAGAAAAAGATTTTGGTAAACTTGATTTTATTGTACATTCTATTGCATTTGCTCCAAAGGAAGGATTAAGTGGTAGATTTTATGATATAAGTAAAGAAGCATTCAATATTGCGATGGAAATATCAGTATTTTCACTAATTGAAATAACAAAAGAGTTAAAACCAATTATGAACGAAGGGTGTTCAATACTTACACTTTCATATTATGGTGGAGTAAAATATATTCCAAATTACAACCTAATGGGTGTGGCTAAAGCTGCTTTAGAGATGACTGTTAAATATTTAGCAGAAGATCTTGGAAAAGATAGCATAAGAGTTAATGCAATTAGTGCAGGTCCTATTAAGACTCTAGCAGCATCAGGTATAAGTGATTTTAGTTTTATGTTAAAATGGAATTCAGCACACGCACCATTAAAGAAAAATGTAACAATCGAAGAAGTTGGAAATAGTGGAATGTATTTAGTTAGTCCATTAAGTTCTGGTGTAACAGGTGAGATACATTATGTTGATTGTGGATTTAATATTATGGGTATGCCAGCTGTTATTTTTGAAGATGGACAAAAACCAAAAATCGCATGGAATGGCGAAGACAATTAA
- a CDS encoding triose-phosphate isomerase, protein MKIIASNFKTNHTRKSASQFIKQVDEFIDKSNIKNDVLIFPSSTSLDCFDIAQNIFIGTQNAYPVSDGSYTGEIGTIHLDEFGIKTILIGHSERRHIIKEPNELIIKKYDFFKARDYKIVYCIGEPLEVKNSGTEAIIEYLFSQLEGIDLSYENLIIAYEPVWAIGTGVVATIDDINEIHSILKQKISAPILYGGSVKVDNIESILKLECVDGVLVGSGSWNVEDFIEMIKIGAKEK, encoded by the coding sequence ATGAAAATAATAGCATCAAATTTTAAAACAAATCATACAAGAAAAAGTGCATCACAATTTATCAAACAAGTAGATGAGTTTATAGATAAATCAAATATTAAAAATGATGTGTTAATATTTCCATCTTCTACTTCTTTGGATTGCTTTGATATAGCTCAAAATATTTTTATTGGGACACAAAATGCATATCCAGTAAGTGATGGCTCATATACTGGTGAAATTGGTACAATTCACCTTGATGAATTTGGTATAAAAACGATTCTAATAGGTCATAGTGAAAGAAGACATATTATTAAAGAACCTAATGAGTTAATAATCAAAAAATATGATTTTTTTAAGGCAAGAGATTATAAAATTGTATATTGCATAGGAGAACCACTAGAGGTTAAAAATAGTGGTACTGAAGCAATAATAGAGTATTTATTTTCACAACTTGAAGGTATTGATTTAAGCTATGAGAATTTAATTATTGCTTATGAGCCAGTATGGGCAATTGGTACTGGAGTTGTAGCGACTATTGATGATATTAATGAGATTCACTCCATATTAAAACAAAAAATTTCAGCACCGATACTTTATGGTGGCAGTGTAAAAGTTGATAATATTGAATCAATTTTGAAATTAGAGTGTGTGGATGGTGTTTTAGTTGGTAGTGGAAGTTGGAATGTAGAAGATTTTATAGAGATGATTAAAATAGGGGCAAAGGAGAAATAA
- a CDS encoding phosphoglycerate kinase — translation MKLQEIKNIDVAGKKVFIRCDFNVPVDDFQNITDDRRIRSALNTIRYCIDNDCAVILASHFGRPKGGEFEEKYSLKPIAKRLHTLLKIDIKMASGIVDDETLSMAKELKSGEIMLLENLRFEKGETKNDEALSAKLASMAEIYVNDAFGVSHRAHSSVEGIAKHFDIEHKAAGFLLAKEIEFFHHIVHNPQRPFVSVVGGSKVSGKLEALYNLVPKVDKILIGGGMAFTFLKALGEEVGNSLVEDDLIPEALKIMAQAKELGVKLYLPVDVVAAEAFNSEAFAKVVTTKEIPTGWMGLDIGPASCTLFEEALADAHTILWNGPMGVYEMDKFAKGSFKISHAIAASYATTVVGGGDTADLVRMTGDEESMTFISTGGGASLELIEGKILPGVKALVIE, via the coding sequence ATGAAGCTTCAAGAAATAAAAAATATTGATGTTGCAGGTAAAAAAGTATTCATTAGATGTGATTTTAATGTACCAGTTGATGATTTTCAAAATATTACAGATGATAGAAGAATAAGGTCAGCTCTTAATACTATAAGATATTGTATAGATAATGATTGTGCTGTTATATTAGCAAGTCATTTTGGAAGACCAAAAGGTGGAGAATTTGAAGAAAAATACTCACTAAAACCTATCGCAAAAAGACTTCATACACTATTGAAAATTGATATCAAGATGGCAAGTGGAATAGTAGATGATGAAACTTTATCTATGGCAAAAGAGCTAAAAAGTGGCGAAATTATGCTTTTGGAAAATCTAAGATTTGAAAAAGGTGAAACAAAAAATGATGAAGCACTAAGTGCTAAACTTGCTTCAATGGCAGAGATATATGTAAATGACGCTTTTGGTGTAAGCCATAGAGCACACTCTTCAGTTGAAGGTATTGCAAAACATTTTGATATAGAGCACAAAGCTGCTGGATTTTTACTTGCTAAAGAGATAGAGTTTTTTCATCATATAGTACATAATCCTCAAAGACCGTTTGTATCGGTTGTTGGTGGAAGTAAAGTAAGTGGTAAACTAGAAGCATTATATAATCTTGTACCAAAGGTTGATAAAATTCTTATTGGAGGAGGGATGGCATTTACATTCCTTAAAGCTTTAGGTGAAGAGGTTGGAAATTCTTTGGTTGAAGATGATTTGATACCAGAAGCTTTAAAAATAATGGCACAAGCCAAAGAACTTGGGGTTAAATTATATCTTCCAGTTGATGTAGTTGCTGCAGAAGCATTTAATTCTGAAGCATTTGCAAAAGTTGTTACAACAAAAGAGATACCAACTGGATGGATGGGATTAGATATTGGACCTGCAAGTTGTACACTTTTTGAAGAGGCTTTAGCTGATGCTCATACAATACTTTGGAATGGACCAATGGGTGTGTATGAAATGGATAAATTCGCAAAAGGAAGTTTTAAAATATCTCATGCAATTGCTGCAAGTTATGCAACGACTGTTGTAGGTGGTGGAGATACAGCTGACCTTGTTAGAATGACTGGTGATGAAGAGTCTATGACTTTTATAAGTACTGGCGGTGGAGCATCACTAGAGCTTATCGAAGGTAAAATTTTACCAGGTGTGAAAGCTTTGGTGATAGAGTAA
- the gap gene encoding type I glyceraldehyde-3-phosphate dehydrogenase codes for MAVKVAINGFGRIGRSVARIIESRDDIELVAINDTATPEVLEYLTKYDSVHGTFNKEVKYVDGYLHMGKIKAKVFNDRDPKNIDFAGCGADIVLECTGVFLSRDKAQAHIDNGCKKVIFSAPAKDDTPTYVLGVNAHEYKGEAIISNASCTTNCLGPVAKIIDDCFGIEKGLMTTIHSYTNDQNILDVKHNKDKRRARAAAVNMIPTTTGAAKAMKLVMPQLDGKLHGQSVRVPTPNVSMVDLNVVVSKNTTKEEINAKFIEMANGPLKGILAVDDDMKVSQDFQGDNSSSIVALDLTQVVAGNMIKVMAWYDNEWGYSTRLVDMAVYISNK; via the coding sequence ATGGCAGTAAAAGTAGCAATTAATGGTTTTGGAAGAATTGGAAGAAGTGTAGCAAGAATTATTGAATCAAGAGATGATATAGAACTTGTTGCAATTAATGACACAGCAACTCCAGAAGTTTTAGAATATCTTACAAAATATGATTCTGTTCATGGCACTTTTAATAAAGAAGTAAAATATGTAGATGGTTATTTACATATGGGAAAAATAAAAGCAAAAGTATTTAATGATAGAGATCCTAAAAATATTGACTTTGCAGGTTGTGGTGCTGATATAGTATTAGAATGTACTGGTGTGTTTTTGAGTCGTGACAAAGCACAAGCTCATATTGATAATGGTTGTAAAAAAGTTATATTTTCTGCACCAGCAAAAGATGATACACCTACTTATGTTTTAGGTGTTAATGCACACGAATACAAAGGTGAAGCAATTATTTCAAATGCTAGCTGTACTACAAATTGTTTAGGACCAGTTGCAAAAATAATTGATGATTGTTTTGGCATAGAAAAAGGGCTAATGACTACAATCCACTCATATACAAATGATCAAAATATACTTGATGTAAAACACAATAAAGATAAAAGAAGAGCAAGAGCAGCAGCTGTGAATATGATACCTACTACAACAGGTGCAGCAAAAGCTATGAAGCTTGTAATGCCTCAGCTTGATGGAAAACTTCATGGTCAAAGTGTAAGGGTACCAACTCCAAATGTTTCTATGGTTGACCTTAATGTGGTAGTTTCTAAAAATACTACAAAAGAAGAGATAAATGCTAAGTTTATAGAGATGGCTAATGGTCCATTAAAAGGTATCTTAGCTGTAGATGATGATATGAAAGTATCACAAGATTTTCAAGGGGATAATAGTAGCTCTATTGTAGCACTTGATTTGACACAAGTTGTAGCAGGAAACATGATAAAAGTTATGGCTTGGTATGATAATGAGTGGGGATATTCTACAAGACTTGTTGATATGGCAGTTTATATATCTAATAAGTAA
- the nadD gene encoding nicotinate (nicotinamide) nucleotide adenylyltransferase, which produces MGKINIAIFGGSFDPPHIGHEKIVQLILEKLDVDILFVVPTFLNPFKKSSLLSPVQRFNLVKTIFNDYQKVEVLDYEINQNSPVPTIKTVKYLSNLYDINKLYVIIGDDHLASLHLWDSFDELERLVEFVVINRYGSSTSYESIPLKIDISSSKLRENMDLVYIPDKIKNEVKKLWKIE; this is translated from the coding sequence ATGGGAAAAATAAACATAGCAATTTTTGGCGGGAGCTTTGATCCTCCACATATCGGACATGAAAAAATAGTACAATTAATACTAGAAAAGTTGGATGTTGATATTTTATTTGTGGTTCCTACTTTTTTGAACCCTTTTAAAAAAAGCTCTTTACTTAGTCCAGTGCAGAGATTTAATCTTGTTAAAACTATTTTTAACGATTATCAAAAAGTAGAAGTTCTTGATTATGAAATAAATCAAAACTCTCCAGTTCCTACAATAAAAACTGTTAAGTATCTATCTAATTTATATGATATCAATAAACTTTATGTTATCATAGGAGATGATCACTTAGCAAGTTTACACTTATGGGATTCATTTGATGAACTAGAAAGATTGGTAGAGTTTGTTGTAATTAATAGATATGGTAGTTCTACTTCTTACGAAAGCATACCGCTAAAAATAGATATAAGTTCGTCTAAGCTCAGAGAAAACATGGATTTGGTATACATACCAGACAAAATTAAAAATGAGGTAAAAAAACTTTGGAAAATAGAATAA
- the rsfS gene encoding ribosome silencing factor: MENRINNIVKILDEKKGENIEVFDVRDKNYMVDFVVVATTLNSKHAFSLQDELKIQLKPLGEEFLRVDEDDNWTVVDLGDIMVHLISENYREKYHLDDFLAEIAKGRQ, encoded by the coding sequence TTGGAAAATAGAATAAACAATATAGTAAAGATACTAGATGAAAAAAAAGGTGAAAACATAGAGGTTTTTGATGTTAGAGACAAAAACTATATGGTTGATTTTGTTGTAGTGGCAACTACACTAAACTCTAAACATGCATTTTCATTACAAGATGAGTTAAAAATACAACTAAAACCACTTGGTGAAGAGTTCTTAAGAGTGGATGAAGATGATAATTGGACGGTTGTAGACTTAGGTGATATAATGGTACATCTAATAAGTGAAAACTACAGAGAAAAATACCATTTAGATGATTTCTTAGCTGAAATAGCAAAAGGAAGACAATAA